Within the Flavobacterium sp. 9R genome, the region ATGGAAAAAGCAAGAGGGAATTATTTTATAATTTTTGACTCAGATTGTATTATTCCTGCAAACTATTTAATTGAAGTAGAAAAAGCCTTAAAAGAAACCTATGTCGATTGTTTTGGTGGACCCGATAAAGCTTTGGATAGCTTCTCGGACATTCAAAAGGCCATCAATTTTGCGATGACTTCTTTCTTGACTACAGGCGGTATTCGTGGGGGGTCTGAGAAAATTGGTAAATTCCAACCGCGTAGTTTTAATATGGGATTGTCTCGTAGAGCTTTTGAAGTTTCAAAAGGATTTGGAAACATTCACCCAGGGGAAGATCCTGATTTGTCAATACGATTATGGGAATTAGGGTTTGAAACGAGATTAATTCCTGAGGCCTATGTGTACCACAAAAGAAGAATCGATTGGGAAAAGTTTGCTATTCAAGTGAATAAATTTGGTAAGGCAAGACCTATTTTAAACAGTTGGTACCCAAAATACAGTAAACCAACTTTCTTCTTTCCGACTTTGTTTATTCTTGGACTAGGGTTCTCTATTTTTATGTATTTGTTTAGCCAAAATTTTGATTTTTTACTGCAATTGTATTTCATCTATTTTATTCTAATTTTTATTACGTCTTCTATTCAAAATAAAAATATAAAAGTCGGATATCTTTCCATGATAGCAGTATGGAAGCAGTTTTGGGGA harbors:
- a CDS encoding glycosyltransferase family 2 protein; this translates as MFFSLIIPVYNRPDEVDELLMSLSQMEYHDVYEIVIIEDGSTIKCQEVLEKYADKLNISYYFKPNSGPGDSRNFGMEKARGNYFIIFDSDCIIPANYLIEVEKALKETYVDCFGGPDKALDSFSDIQKAINFAMTSFLTTGGIRGGSEKIGKFQPRSFNMGLSRRAFEVSKGFGNIHPGEDPDLSIRLWELGFETRLIPEAYVYHKRRIDWEKFAIQVNKFGKARPILNSWYPKYSKPTFFFPTLFILGLGFSIFMYLFSQNFDFLLQLYFIYFILIFITSSIQNKNIKVGYLSMIAVWKQFWGYGTGFLLSFIKVILLKQKPQEVFPELFFKV